Proteins from a single region of Haloterrigena turkmenica DSM 5511:
- a CDS encoding DegT/DnrJ/EryC1/StrS family aminotransferase: MISEHPSLSARTLLDRRATGIEPFLERYTANFAFYGSGKAALYDGLAGLVTPGENVLVPAYLPDAVVEPFRDLGLEPRYYRVRETLAPDRADLAERLDDETAAVVTVDYFGFPQPELEAVASLLADRDCYHVDDNAHAPLSVDDGTLLGTRGHLGVTSLRKLLPIPDGAVLYCNDDSVAARLEPLSFAGVRDRFGVDDCRYVLESLAGDLLGTNATVRRAVERLVAERAVSVPDPKARYEAAKTPMSRLSAAVVAAADPTAIRRARRTNYLAWRRCFDSRSGVEAYHETLPEGICPQVFPLRTGSPQRLVAALERCGVAAHTWPRLAATVRDDPAYAVARRLARETVVLPVHQGVDPIAIEAVDDRLRRRATTASRSAPRRSVPRERRR; this comes from the coding sequence ATGATCAGTGAACATCCGTCGCTATCCGCCCGGACACTGCTCGACCGGCGGGCGACGGGAATCGAACCGTTTCTCGAGCGCTACACCGCCAACTTCGCGTTCTACGGTTCCGGAAAGGCGGCACTCTACGACGGGCTCGCGGGACTCGTCACCCCCGGCGAGAACGTCCTCGTTCCCGCGTACTTGCCGGACGCGGTCGTCGAACCGTTTCGCGACCTCGGACTCGAGCCCCGGTACTACCGCGTTCGGGAGACGCTCGCACCCGATCGCGCCGACCTCGCTGAACGGCTCGACGACGAGACGGCCGCGGTCGTGACGGTCGACTACTTCGGGTTTCCACAGCCCGAGCTCGAGGCGGTCGCGTCGCTGCTCGCCGACCGCGACTGCTATCACGTCGACGACAACGCGCACGCGCCGCTCAGCGTCGACGACGGCACGTTGCTCGGAACCCGCGGTCACCTCGGCGTCACGAGCCTCCGAAAGCTGTTGCCGATTCCGGACGGTGCCGTCCTCTACTGTAACGACGACTCGGTCGCCGCGCGACTCGAGCCGTTGTCGTTCGCCGGCGTCCGCGACCGGTTCGGGGTCGACGACTGCCGGTACGTCCTCGAGTCGCTCGCCGGCGATCTCCTCGGGACGAACGCGACGGTTCGCCGGGCGGTCGAGCGGCTGGTCGCCGAGCGAGCGGTGTCGGTCCCCGATCCGAAGGCGCGGTACGAGGCCGCGAAGACGCCGATGTCAAGACTCTCGGCGGCCGTCGTCGCCGCCGCCGATCCGACGGCGATCCGGCGCGCCCGTCGGACCAACTACCTCGCGTGGCGACGCTGCTTTGACTCCCGGTCCGGTGTCGAAGCCTATCACGAAACCCTTCCCGAGGGAATCTGTCCGCAGGTCTTCCCCCTTCGAACGGGGTCGCCCCAGCGACTGGTCGCGGCGCTCGAGCGGTGCGGGGTCGCCGCGCACACGTGGCCGCGACTCGCCGCGACCGTCCGCGACGATCCGGCCTACGCGGTCGCGCGGCGACTGGCTCGAGAGACCGTCGTCCTGCCGGTCCACCAGGGAGTCGATCCCATCGCGATCGAGGCCGTCGACGATCGACTCCGGCGGCGTGCCACGACCGCTAGTCGATCCGCGCCGCGGCGGTCAGTTCCCCGCGAACGTCGTCGCTGA
- a CDS encoding helicase HerA domain-containing protein, giving the protein MSDQRQILVGETDDGSELRLPVVELLTGRGFVTGKSGSGKSNTASVIAEELLEAGFPLLIVDTDGEYYGLKEEYEMLHAGADEECDIQIGPEHAEQMASLALEENVPIILDVSGYLDEEVADELLRKIARQLFVKEKKMKKPFLLVVEEVHEYIPEGGGVGETGNLLIKISKRGRKHGLGILGISQRPADVKKDFITQANWLVWHRLTWDNDTKVVGRIIDTEYSELVSELNDGQAFVQTDWTEVDVRKVQFRRKRTFDAGATPGLDDFERPELKSVSDALVGDLENISERKEREQDRINELENELEKKEKRIETLEDELESARDVSSAAKQMADALTRKETVQTELGGGSDEELRRLHDEIVDLEDERDELRAELEERDERIETLETTLESRTETVERLREENERLRDRVRELEESEPEPETTPTESDDEIVHAGGDAVEFGFTSIREELEKRDEATSDSDRDETTRNDTGRTEVERDEFERNEVERDERTTTASERPSFEALFEGDWIDDRLETAAGQSQCTAATGRRALAVLARDGPLETAVLAERVDRSTVAVQSLLSELRTEGVLDRPTERTYTLSDDVRGELTAAARID; this is encoded by the coding sequence GTGAGCGACCAGCGCCAGATTCTGGTCGGCGAAACCGACGATGGATCGGAGCTGCGGCTCCCGGTCGTCGAACTGCTGACCGGCCGCGGGTTCGTGACCGGCAAGTCGGGCTCGGGGAAGTCGAACACCGCGTCGGTCATCGCCGAGGAGTTACTCGAGGCGGGCTTTCCCCTCCTGATCGTCGACACCGACGGCGAGTACTACGGGCTCAAAGAGGAGTACGAGATGCTCCACGCCGGCGCCGACGAGGAGTGCGACATCCAGATCGGGCCCGAACACGCCGAACAGATGGCGAGCCTCGCGCTCGAGGAGAACGTTCCGATCATCTTAGACGTCTCGGGCTACCTCGACGAAGAGGTGGCCGACGAACTGCTGCGCAAGATCGCCCGCCAGCTGTTCGTCAAGGAGAAGAAGATGAAGAAGCCCTTCCTGCTCGTGGTCGAGGAGGTCCACGAGTACATCCCCGAGGGCGGCGGCGTCGGCGAGACGGGGAACCTGTTGATCAAGATCAGCAAGCGCGGGCGCAAACACGGCCTTGGCATCCTCGGCATCAGCCAGCGGCCCGCGGACGTCAAGAAGGACTTCATCACGCAGGCCAACTGGCTCGTCTGGCACCGGCTGACCTGGGACAACGACACCAAGGTCGTCGGGCGGATCATCGACACCGAGTACTCGGAGCTCGTCTCCGAACTGAACGACGGGCAGGCGTTCGTCCAGACCGACTGGACCGAGGTCGATGTCCGAAAGGTCCAGTTCCGCCGCAAGCGGACCTTCGACGCGGGTGCGACTCCCGGCCTCGACGACTTCGAGCGCCCCGAGCTGAAGTCCGTCTCGGACGCGCTGGTCGGCGACCTCGAGAACATCTCCGAGCGTAAGGAGCGCGAACAGGACCGGATCAACGAACTCGAGAACGAACTCGAGAAGAAGGAGAAACGGATCGAGACCCTGGAGGACGAACTCGAGTCGGCGCGGGACGTCTCGTCGGCGGCCAAGCAGATGGCCGACGCGCTGACCCGGAAGGAGACGGTTCAAACGGAACTCGGCGGCGGCAGCGACGAGGAACTGCGTCGCCTCCACGACGAGATCGTCGACCTCGAGGACGAGCGCGACGAGCTTCGGGCGGAACTCGAGGAGCGAGACGAACGCATCGAGACGCTCGAGACGACGCTCGAATCGCGAACGGAAACGGTGGAACGGCTCCGCGAGGAAAACGAGCGGCTTCGGGACCGCGTTCGCGAACTCGAGGAGAGCGAGCCCGAGCCCGAGACGACCCCGACGGAGTCGGACGACGAGATCGTCCACGCCGGCGGTGACGCGGTCGAGTTCGGGTTCACGTCGATCCGCGAGGAACTCGAGAAGCGGGACGAGGCGACGAGCGATAGCGACCGCGACGAGACGACGCGAAACGACACCGGGCGGACGGAGGTCGAACGGGACGAGTTCGAGCGAAACGAAGTCGAGCGAGACGAGCGGACGACGACCGCGAGCGAACGCCCGTCGTTCGAGGCCCTGTTCGAGGGCGACTGGATCGACGACCGACTCGAGACGGCGGCCGGACAGTCTCAGTGTACGGCGGCGACCGGGCGACGCGCGCTGGCCGTCCTGGCTCGAGACGGGCCCCTCGAGACGGCGGTCCTCGCCGAACGGGTCGATCGATCGACGGTCGCCGTCCAGAGTCTCCTCTCGGAACTGCGGACCGAAGGGGTCCTCGACCGGCCCACCGAGCGGACCTACACGCTCAGCGACGACGTTCGCGGGGAACTGACCGCCGCGGCGCGGATCGACTAG
- a CDS encoding ParA family protein, with translation MTTDTPRAVSVALQKGGVGKTTLAINLAERLANRDNDVLLVDLDQQGNATEGVGLSDAYTSDVHIGDILEDGTETTLGDVIRSAGAFDVLPAHEDLDSVENSIRSATFGELWIRNEIVDPVLGDTYDYVVVDSPPNLGPLADASLISTQNVIVPLRMSEPSVSGFERMYTQQIGPIRKEIDLDIMAIVPNSLAGDNEEKRIITDLEESQFGEFLPQFARSEHFDDPDSPGPGLRERIAFRRAWREGVPLAEYDPDNDMLDRLDELAAIVERGGVADAR, from the coding sequence ATGACGACTGACACCCCACGCGCCGTCAGCGTCGCCCTGCAGAAGGGCGGCGTCGGCAAGACGACCCTCGCGATCAACCTCGCCGAACGACTCGCCAACCGCGACAACGACGTCCTGCTCGTCGACTTAGACCAGCAGGGCAACGCCACCGAAGGCGTCGGCCTGAGCGACGCCTACACGAGCGACGTCCATATCGGAGATATTCTCGAAGACGGCACCGAGACGACGCTCGGCGACGTGATCCGCTCGGCGGGCGCCTTCGACGTGCTACCGGCCCACGAGGATTTAGACAGCGTCGAGAACAGCATCCGCAGCGCGACCTTCGGCGAACTCTGGATCCGAAACGAGATCGTCGATCCGGTCCTCGGCGACACCTACGACTACGTCGTCGTCGACTCGCCGCCGAACCTCGGGCCGCTGGCCGACGCCTCGCTCATCTCCACCCAGAACGTCATCGTCCCGCTGCGGATGAGCGAACCCAGCGTCAGCGGCTTCGAGCGGATGTACACCCAGCAGATCGGCCCGATCCGCAAGGAGATCGACCTCGACATCATGGCGATCGTCCCCAACTCGCTGGCCGGCGACAACGAGGAAAAGCGTATCATCACCGACTTAGAGGAGTCCCAGTTCGGCGAGTTCCTGCCCCAGTTCGCCCGCTCGGAGCACTTCGACGATCCAGACTCGCCCGGCCCCGGCCTGCGCGAGCGGATCGCCTTCCGTCGGGCCTGGCGCGAGGGCGTCCCGCTCGCCGAATACGACCCTGACAACGACATGCTCGATCGTTTGGACGAACTCGCCGCCATCGTCGAGCGCGGAGGTGTCGCCGATGCCCGATGA
- a CDS encoding DEAD/DEAH box helicase encodes MTDERASEATGGESQRPEDPAADGDSDPTGDEQDDEQFTLADFHDASQEAGRPVLTAAALSRALDITQERARKELEFLADREAVQRLAVETDPVVWYPSELEDLTDRERVVVFPKRREIIVDRPDQFTRAQLAQFAHLADGNSEQGYRYVVRPEDIWQAPHDSWEALARTMRQALGQRSEGLEEWVRSQWDRAHQFRLTTHEEGYTVLEAKSPEIMGNVARQKLDEEHVHAPISDTEDWVREGSEAAIKRILYEAGYPVQDHRELESGEELPVDLEVRLRDYQRTWVDRFAEAGEGVFVGPPGSGKTVAAMGAMAHVDGETLILVPSRDLARQWADTILEYTSLEPEQIGQYHGGRKEVRPVTIATYQIAGMDRHRSLFDDREWGLVIFDECQHVPSDVYRRSTHLQSKHRLGLSASPIREDDRQQEIFTLVGPPIGTDWEALFEAGFVAEPELEIRYVPWGDDEQGNAYASADGQEKYRIAAKNRGKVDEVRYLLSAHPDSKALVFVDYLEQGKDLSAALDVPFLSGETPHHERRRLLDEFRRNERDLLIVSRVGDEGIDLPTADLAIVASGLGGSRRQGTQRAGRTMRPAGGALVYVLATRGTREEDFARKQLQHLGRKGMTIREQNVERDEGSEADDADETDEKDGNGTSDGDDEIDGSVGDE; translated from the coding sequence GTGACCGACGAACGTGCTTCGGAAGCGACCGGTGGCGAGAGCCAGCGACCCGAGGATCCAGCGGCCGACGGGGACAGCGATCCCACCGGAGACGAGCAGGACGACGAGCAGTTCACGCTCGCGGACTTTCACGACGCATCGCAGGAGGCAGGGCGACCGGTGCTCACCGCCGCCGCACTCTCCCGGGCTCTGGATATCACTCAGGAACGGGCCCGCAAGGAACTCGAGTTCCTCGCGGACCGAGAGGCCGTCCAGCGCCTCGCCGTCGAAACGGATCCCGTCGTCTGGTATCCCAGCGAACTCGAGGACCTCACGGACCGGGAGCGCGTCGTCGTCTTCCCGAAGCGCCGCGAGATAATCGTCGATCGACCGGACCAGTTTACCCGCGCGCAACTCGCCCAGTTCGCCCACCTCGCGGACGGGAACAGCGAGCAGGGGTATCGCTACGTCGTCAGGCCCGAGGACATCTGGCAGGCGCCCCACGACTCCTGGGAGGCGCTGGCCCGGACGATGCGCCAGGCGCTCGGCCAGCGCTCCGAGGGACTCGAGGAGTGGGTCCGGAGCCAGTGGGATCGGGCCCACCAGTTCCGGCTGACGACCCACGAAGAGGGCTATACCGTCCTCGAGGCCAAGAGTCCCGAGATTATGGGCAACGTCGCGCGGCAGAAACTCGACGAAGAACACGTCCACGCGCCGATATCTGACACCGAGGACTGGGTTCGTGAGGGCTCGGAGGCCGCGATCAAGCGAATCCTCTACGAGGCTGGCTACCCGGTGCAGGATCATCGCGAGCTCGAGTCCGGCGAGGAGCTTCCCGTCGACCTCGAGGTTCGACTGCGAGACTACCAGCGAACGTGGGTCGACCGCTTCGCGGAGGCCGGCGAGGGCGTCTTCGTCGGGCCGCCGGGAAGCGGGAAGACCGTCGCCGCGATGGGGGCGATGGCTCACGTCGACGGCGAGACCCTGATTCTGGTGCCGAGCCGCGATCTGGCCCGGCAGTGGGCCGACACAATCCTCGAGTACACCTCGCTCGAACCGGAGCAGATCGGCCAGTACCACGGCGGGCGCAAGGAGGTCCGGCCGGTGACGATCGCGACCTACCAGATCGCGGGGATGGATCGCCACCGCTCGCTGTTCGACGACCGCGAGTGGGGGCTGGTGATCTTCGACGAGTGCCAGCACGTCCCGTCGGACGTCTACCGCCGAAGTACCCATTTGCAGTCCAAACACCGACTCGGCCTCTCTGCCAGCCCGATCCGTGAGGACGACCGCCAGCAGGAGATCTTCACCCTCGTGGGTCCGCCGATCGGTACCGACTGGGAGGCGCTGTTCGAGGCCGGCTTCGTCGCCGAACCGGAACTCGAGATCCGCTACGTCCCGTGGGGTGACGACGAGCAGGGCAACGCCTACGCCTCCGCGGACGGCCAGGAGAAGTACCGGATCGCCGCGAAGAATCGCGGGAAGGTCGACGAGGTGCGCTACCTGCTGTCGGCCCACCCCGACTCGAAGGCGCTGGTATTCGTCGACTACTTAGAGCAGGGGAAGGACCTCTCGGCCGCCCTCGATGTTCCGTTCCTCAGCGGTGAGACGCCCCACCACGAGCGCCGGCGACTGCTCGATGAGTTCCGGCGGAACGAGCGGGACCTCCTCATCGTTTCGCGGGTCGGCGACGAGGGGATCGACCTCCCGACGGCCGATCTGGCGATCGTCGCCTCGGGACTCGGCGGCTCCCGACGGCAGGGAACCCAGCGAGCCGGGCGGACGATGCGCCCCGCCGGTGGTGCGCTCGTCTACGTGCTCGCGACGCGAGGGACCCGCGAGGAGGACTTCGCCCGCAAACAGCTCCAGCACCTCGGCCGCAAGGGGATGACGATCCGCGAGCAGAACGTCGAACGCGACGAGGGTTCCGAAGCCGACGACGCCGATGAAACCGATGAAAAGGACGGAAACGGCACAAGCGACGGGGATGACGAGATCGACGGGAGCGTTGGCGACGAGTAG
- a CDS encoding type II secretion system F family protein has protein sequence MARSSDSATVSRVGTTEIRDGAGITDERSDTAPDGWRATLVRSLATLYPAAVEPSDDLEEALSFVGSAHNAETIVRAGYGAGILAVVPPLLLLPLGAPLSFVLFFTLVAPVATIYTVRSLPRLQAAFRRTEALGETPNLIGRAVLRMQVQPSLESAVRFAADTGTGPLAADLAAHIDRSIGTPETGILSFTEVWADRFPALRRSAHLLAAAQDAPAGERERTLDRSLAAVLDGTRNQMAEFTASIRTLTTGLFAFGIMIPLALIALVPTVPMVGVSINIWVLVFLYNVVLPACLVVAGLYLLVRRPVAFPPPTIGRDHPDVPDRLWLRALWGVLAGIGVYAIVDAVGPAHLAPIVAGGFAVGVALLAVYGPILAVRHYVREVEDHLTDALYIVGRQVSDGESVESAVDLAATRVPGETGAVFERAAGLQRRLQIGVESAFLGPHGALEDVPSPRARGTAALLAIASKEGKPAGRAIVSMADHLEELSEVEAETKRNLAKVTGTLDATAAYFAPMVAGVTVGMAAMMASQNVFTSSEVDAAAFPAEPLAIVIGIYLVMLCFILLPLSIALRHGVDRALIGYHVGRALTTSMVLYAVTVGLIDVFL, from the coding sequence ATGGCTCGTTCATCCGACTCCGCGACCGTCTCCCGCGTCGGCACGACGGAGATCAGGGACGGCGCCGGAATTACGGACGAACGCTCCGATACCGCGCCCGATGGCTGGCGCGCGACGCTCGTTCGTTCGCTCGCCACACTCTATCCCGCCGCCGTCGAACCGTCCGACGACCTCGAGGAAGCGCTATCGTTCGTCGGTTCAGCCCACAACGCCGAGACGATCGTTCGAGCGGGATACGGGGCCGGTATCTTAGCAGTAGTGCCGCCACTCCTGTTGCTCCCACTGGGAGCGCCGCTCTCGTTCGTTCTGTTTTTCACTCTCGTGGCGCCGGTCGCGACGATCTACACAGTTCGGTCGCTCCCGCGTCTCCAGGCCGCGTTCCGGCGGACGGAAGCGCTCGGCGAGACGCCGAACCTCATCGGTCGCGCCGTCCTCCGCATGCAGGTCCAGCCGTCGCTCGAGAGCGCCGTCCGGTTCGCGGCCGACACCGGAACGGGCCCGCTCGCCGCCGATCTCGCGGCACACATCGACCGCTCGATCGGGACGCCGGAGACGGGGATACTCTCGTTCACCGAGGTGTGGGCCGATCGATTCCCGGCGCTTCGGCGCTCGGCGCATCTGCTCGCGGCGGCCCAGGACGCGCCGGCAGGCGAACGCGAGCGGACGCTCGATCGGTCGCTCGCAGCGGTTCTCGACGGAACACGCAACCAGATGGCGGAATTTACGGCCTCGATTCGGACGCTGACGACCGGGCTGTTCGCGTTCGGGATCATGATCCCGCTGGCGCTGATCGCGCTCGTCCCGACGGTTCCGATGGTCGGCGTCTCGATCAACATCTGGGTCCTGGTCTTCCTCTACAACGTCGTGTTGCCAGCCTGTCTGGTCGTCGCGGGGCTGTACCTACTCGTTCGTCGACCGGTCGCGTTTCCGCCGCCGACGATCGGGCGTGACCATCCCGACGTTCCCGACCGGCTGTGGCTCCGGGCACTGTGGGGCGTCCTCGCCGGGATCGGCGTCTACGCGATCGTAGACGCGGTCGGCCCCGCACATCTCGCGCCGATCGTCGCCGGCGGCTTCGCGGTCGGTGTCGCGCTGCTGGCCGTCTACGGCCCGATCCTCGCGGTCCGTCACTACGTTCGCGAGGTCGAGGACCACCTCACCGACGCCCTCTACATCGTCGGCCGGCAGGTCTCCGACGGCGAGTCCGTCGAGTCGGCGGTCGACCTCGCGGCGACCCGCGTCCCGGGGGAGACCGGCGCCGTCTTCGAACGCGCCGCCGGACTGCAGCGACGCCTCCAGATCGGCGTCGAATCGGCGTTCCTCGGCCCCCACGGCGCGCTCGAGGACGTTCCCAGTCCCCGCGCTCGAGGCACGGCTGCGCTGTTGGCGATCGCGTCGAAGGAGGGCAAGCCTGCTGGACGGGCGATCGTCTCTATGGCCGACCACTTAGAGGAGCTATCGGAGGTCGAAGCCGAGACGAAACGGAATCTCGCAAAGGTGACGGGAACGCTCGACGCCACGGCCGCGTACTTCGCGCCAATGGTCGCTGGTGTCACCGTCGGCATGGCCGCGATGATGGCCAGCCAGAACGTATTCACCTCGAGCGAAGTCGACGCGGCCGCGTTCCCCGCCGAACCCCTCGCGATCGTGATCGGGATCTACCTCGTCATGCTGTGTTTCATCCTGCTGCCGCTCTCGATCGCCCTGCGCCACGGCGTCGATCGGGCGCTGATCGGCTACCACGTCGGCCGCGCCCTGACGACCTCGATGGTGCTGTACGCGGTGACCGTCGGACTGATAGACGTCTTCCTCTAG
- a CDS encoding type II/IV secretion system ATPase subunit — protein sequence MTGDGAAGGLRSVIDGFGVDRVFDSLERFGDAEPPDACSCGVATTGETLVLDAGDCDGDLATALACRRTAVDALTDRDARQIVVRTNGLEYQYRGRGVELLAAAGQFVDRLGDRNEALLATARRDPLAIADELGPRTGVDTDIVRESTLVDVARGIENYDAVLSPTVGLTIGHYRIDPTIPDDTRLRDGRSLETGSDVRIYDRPGGVTEYALDVVDLTLSATERSRLLEGYEAVAEGVVDGERAAPRAIEHVTDGPADSLEMDILTKHTSGYGILEDLFADPRLSDVYVTSPVDRNPLRVVVDGESMATNVYLTSEGARALASRVRRTSGRAFSRANPTVDATAVLENGTGVRVAGVTDPVADGVAFAFRERTDDRFTLPELVANGTVPAEAAAFLSIAVERNVAGLIAGTRGAGKTTLLGTLLYELHPETRTVLLEDTPELPVAALQSVGRNVQALRTGSEDGPEITPTEALRTALRLGDGALVVGEIRGEEARVLYEAMRVGANANAVLGTIHGDGASEVYERVVSDLGVAPSSFGATDLIVTVQSRRTAEGRRRRLARIEEVISDGADHWFEPLYELEDGVATPTGRIDRGESRLVDRLAGPDETYADVRRALETRTNQLAALAADGRTSPREVATACAERQYDG from the coding sequence ATGACGGGAGACGGAGCCGCGGGCGGCCTTCGATCGGTTATCGACGGATTCGGCGTCGATCGCGTGTTCGACAGCCTCGAGCGATTCGGCGACGCCGAGCCGCCGGACGCGTGTTCGTGTGGCGTCGCCACAACGGGCGAGACCCTCGTCCTCGACGCCGGCGACTGCGACGGCGACCTCGCGACCGCGCTCGCGTGTCGCCGGACGGCCGTCGACGCGCTGACCGACCGCGATGCCCGCCAGATCGTCGTTCGAACGAACGGCCTCGAGTACCAGTATCGCGGCCGCGGCGTCGAACTGCTCGCCGCGGCCGGGCAGTTCGTCGACCGACTGGGAGACCGGAACGAAGCGTTGCTCGCGACTGCACGGCGGGATCCGCTCGCGATCGCCGACGAACTCGGACCGCGAACCGGCGTCGATACCGACATCGTTCGCGAATCGACGCTCGTCGATGTCGCACGAGGGATCGAGAACTACGATGCAGTGCTGTCCCCGACGGTCGGACTCACGATCGGCCACTACCGGATCGATCCGACGATCCCGGACGACACGCGGTTGCGGGACGGTCGGTCGCTCGAGACGGGCAGCGACGTGCGGATCTACGACCGACCCGGCGGCGTCACGGAGTACGCGCTCGACGTCGTCGATCTGACCCTTTCGGCGACCGAACGGTCGCGTCTCCTCGAGGGCTACGAGGCCGTCGCCGAGGGCGTGGTCGACGGCGAACGCGCGGCCCCGCGGGCGATCGAACACGTCACCGACGGTCCGGCCGATTCACTGGAGATGGACATTCTGACGAAGCATACGAGCGGGTACGGAATTCTCGAGGACCTGTTCGCCGATCCCCGGCTTTCGGACGTCTACGTGACGTCGCCCGTGGATCGAAACCCGCTCCGCGTCGTCGTCGACGGCGAGTCGATGGCGACGAACGTCTATCTGACGTCCGAGGGCGCACGCGCGCTCGCGTCCCGGGTGCGACGGACGAGCGGCCGGGCCTTCTCGCGTGCGAATCCGACGGTCGACGCGACGGCGGTCCTCGAGAACGGCACCGGCGTCCGCGTCGCCGGCGTCACTGATCCCGTCGCTGACGGCGTCGCCTTCGCGTTTCGGGAGCGAACGGACGATCGGTTCACGCTCCCCGAACTCGTCGCGAACGGGACGGTGCCGGCGGAAGCAGCGGCGTTCCTCTCGATCGCCGTCGAGCGAAACGTCGCCGGCCTGATCGCCGGCACCCGCGGCGCGGGAAAGACGACGCTGCTCGGGACCCTGTTGTACGAACTGCACCCCGAGACGCGAACGGTCCTGCTCGAGGACACGCCCGAACTCCCGGTCGCCGCGCTCCAGTCGGTCGGGCGAAACGTGCAGGCGCTGCGTACCGGCAGCGAGGATGGGCCGGAGATCACCCCGACAGAGGCACTCAGAACCGCGCTTCGACTTGGCGACGGCGCGCTCGTGGTCGGCGAGATCAGGGGCGAGGAGGCCCGCGTGCTCTACGAGGCGATGCGAGTCGGTGCCAACGCCAACGCCGTGTTGGGAACGATCCACGGCGACGGGGCCAGCGAGGTCTACGAACGCGTCGTCTCCGACCTCGGCGTCGCGCCCTCCTCGTTCGGCGCGACGGATCTAATCGTCACCGTTCAGTCCCGGCGCACGGCCGAGGGCCGACGACGGCGGCTCGCCCGCATCGAAGAGGTCATCAGTGACGGCGCCGATCACTGGTTCGAACCGCTGTACGAACTCGAGGACGGAGTCGCCACGCCGACCGGCCGGATCGATCGCGGCGAGAGCCGACTCGTCGATCGACTCGCCGGACCGGACGAGACCTACGCCGACGTTCGCCGTGCGCTCGAGACGCGAACGAACCAGCTGGCGGCGCTCGCCGCCGACGGGCGGACGAGCCCGCGCGAGGTCGCCACGGCCTGCGCCGAACGGCAGTACGACGGGTGA
- a CDS encoding DUF7311 family protein: MIRYVLAAVLALALLAAAVPALEYGAAMNTERTLDAGIEDLDRAATSLVSNDDPTPDTHPDPQRVVTVSLPERSLMTAGVDHFEVVPHEDGDFSAARYVLEDGTTRTATIDERIVWLDATGSEPVELDGAGERELVLTLETDASDDPVVVAQRA, translated from the coding sequence GTGATCCGCTACGTCCTCGCGGCCGTGCTCGCGCTCGCGCTGCTTGCGGCCGCCGTCCCCGCGCTCGAGTACGGTGCCGCAATGAACACCGAACGAACGCTCGATGCGGGTATCGAGGACCTCGACCGAGCGGCGACGTCGCTCGTCTCAAACGACGATCCCACGCCCGACACGCATCCGGATCCGCAGCGAGTCGTCACCGTCTCGCTGCCTGAACGGTCGCTGATGACGGCGGGCGTCGACCACTTCGAAGTCGTCCCGCACGAGGACGGTGACTTCAGCGCCGCGCGGTACGTCCTCGAGGACGGCACGACCCGGACGGCCACCATCGACGAGCGGATCGTCTGGCTCGACGCCACGGGTAGCGAGCCAGTCGAACTCGACGGTGCCGGGGAACGAGAGCTCGTGTTGACGCTGGAAACGGACGCGAGCGACGATCCAGTTGTCGTCGCACAGCGGGCGTGA
- a CDS encoding DUF7382 domain-containing protein yields MVSDRPAADAADRTHRSRLSFGGDDRAIEGLPIRLVIALVVGVAALALMLNMLGGIGDVGDTEVSVEIEDELVEADATGTDGEVKVSVIDENGNNVEDARVIATAGSAQLDGVVEAETGNGTGLEDHEALLEFDGDQSLRADQDIGTLELEVIPPSDSNYIDEQPNPEIRVASDF; encoded by the coding sequence ATGGTCTCGGACCGACCGGCGGCGGATGCCGCCGACAGGACGCATCGCTCGCGGCTTTCGTTCGGCGGGGACGACCGCGCGATCGAAGGCCTCCCGATTCGGCTGGTCATCGCTCTGGTCGTCGGCGTCGCCGCGCTGGCGCTCATGCTGAACATGCTCGGCGGCATCGGCGACGTCGGCGATACGGAGGTATCCGTCGAGATCGAAGACGAACTCGTCGAGGCGGACGCGACCGGGACGGACGGCGAGGTCAAAGTCTCGGTCATCGACGAGAACGGTAACAACGTCGAAGACGCGAGGGTGATCGCGACGGCCGGTTCGGCACAACTCGACGGCGTCGTCGAAGCCGAGACGGGCAACGGGACGGGTCTCGAGGACCACGAGGCGCTCCTCGAGTTCGACGGCGACCAGAGTCTCCGTGCCGATCAAGATATCGGGACGCTCGAACTCGAGGTGATCCCGCCGTCGGACAGCAACTACATCGATGAGCAGCCCAACCCCGAAATCCGCGTCGCATCGGACTTCTAA